In the genome of Megachile rotundata isolate GNS110a chromosome 16, iyMegRotu1, whole genome shotgun sequence, the window TCCTGCTCGGAGATTGCTGCCATCGAGAGCGAAGAAAGGACGCGCGATTGTGTGGTACCAAAGCAGAGATAAACTGCaattatcaataaaaaattgtcagaaAACAATCCAAGCTAATTACCAGTCTAAGCTAACTGTACATCAGTACAAGTTAATTGTATATCAACTTAattgtacaataaattaaaacagaaaatttgtcATGAATGAATTAAAGACTCACGTGGCAAGAGGAGCACGCATGTCTTCGCTAACCCGCGCGTACATTAAAGCGGTGAGACCCGCTTCTCTGTCGCCCTCGAACCCCAGAAAGTGGATTACTTTAAGGAGAGATGGCGGCAATAAACTGACACACAACTGATAAATCCCGTAGCCGAAGCTAACTGCGGACATCAGTCTGGAGACCTCGCTGGGCTCAACGAAACTGTCAAACATATCATTTTTTTCGCTTCTGGTAACCTTTAGCTTGTGCTTAACAGGTATTTGTTATTGACTAGTGCGTAAGCTAGTGGATCCCATATAAGGTACTGCAGGATTCATGTGgtaatttatgttaaataacgttgaaataaattatttttaatatcaaggTTCTGGTATTGATATTACGGTTGTAACTGCTATGACTAATTACTATGACTAGTTATAACAGGTACTGTAACTAATGACTATAACTACTACTGTAATATTATGGCTCAAATGGTATACTAGAGTTTAATTTTCAAAGACTTGAAATCTCCAAGAGGTACTGCAAGTATATGGGACCCCACTGTAATTTCTGATCAGTGTATCATCAAcgattatagaaatttagagtttgtaGATGAGAGTTTTATTTAACAGAGTTTCAGGAAACAATAATGGCGGACGAGGGAGTTGGTACAGGCACTCGTTACTCGGTGGCGCCACCCACAGTCCCAAGCTCCATATGCACTCtgcttatttaaaaatatcaaaattttcttaTACGACCTTACATACGTAAAGTACTATCTGAAAATCTCTATATTCGTTGTTACTGTAAGACTTTGCTCTCGTAACAAAAACATAAACATTCGCAAATAAAGCGTGAAAGAACAACTCCCATTATATACTTGCTGCATGTGATTCTCAATAAGCAACTTTTTgcgaaattaaagaaaaattgtagtatttcatttcgtgtAGAGGGAGCGGGATCACCGAGACCGTCTAACCTCTACAAGATACAGCTTCCTAATCTATGAAACAAGTTCACGTAAAGAAAAGTGAGATAAAATCTGTAGAagtatactaaataaaaattttctcaaACTAAGAACAGCGTGATGCAAAATAAGAAACATACTAGTATACTAGTATTTACAAGAATTTTTTCTATCCTAAAGAATGAACAATTTCTCTCGGCGATCCTGAGAAGGAGAAAACCAAGGACGACAAGGAGTGAGAAATGTTTGTAAGAAGAAACAACAATTACGGTGTCTGTTGTTCGGACGTGATGCCAGTGAGCGAGAAGAACATTGATAGAGAGCTTCGCAGACCTGAGGGGGACGAGACTGGTGTTGGGTGGTTTGTTGAACCGTTGCATGATGGTATAGACCATTCCGAAGAACCTGGACTTTGAAGACTTTGCAGGGAATAGGAGGACCCGTTACACGACGGTGTACTGCACCTCGTATTGAAcccttaaaagaaaaattaaatcatCGGTAGAAACATGTGCTTTGACTCTCCTGTGACGTCCATTTTGTCGATAAATTTCGCTTATTATGAAATTCTATTTTCCtgcatttaatattaatttatactgtaattatatattacagaaaattattataaagttGTGTTCTCTTTGAAGTTTGATCTACATTATAATATATCTGCATGATGTTAATATGATGcagttaatattttttgtaatacaGAGTGCCAGTCACTTTAATGGCGGTCAGTCTAATGGAGGTCACTTAACTAGCGGTCGAGGCAATTACGTACCCGACGGACTGGTGCCGAACGTACGTTGATACAGCTGTAAAATTTGCGAATAGGCGTGCTGATAAACTTGCCAGGCTTTGCGTAACATCCACCCGCCACGGACATAACCAGTCAGTTCTTGTTGCAGCAAAGTTAATATCGCCGAACAGACCTGCGAGTCTGCCAACACTATTTGCCTCTCCAGTTTGTTGATATAATCCTTCTGTAACATTTATGTTCACTTTACATGCGtgataaattgaaaacaaaAGTTTGTCAACTTAagatgtaattttcaatatataattttagttatttacATTAGTTTCTTCCGTCCTGAAAACCTTGCTCTTCATAGACTTTAGCCACCCTATATCACTCGCACATTCTCTCTCCATGTCCTTCAGTAGCGTCATAGCTTGCTGAAGTTTATCGTTCTCGAACGTCATTAGCGCATTCTGAAAATCGCAAACATTATTTTCGTCTTTGTTTCGGAATATTTTACGTACCATAAACAGGACGAAACAGCGACCCGCTTTTACGTGGAAGCTGTGGGGGTGGCCGTCGAACAGGGCTTCGGCTTCCTCGACTTTGTTATTCAACAAAAGAGAAATTCCCGTTCTGGCGATACTCCACTCTTTCGCTTCCATCTTTTTAGCCATGATAATTTCACTTGGAACTCATTGCAGAGTCACGT includes:
- the LOC100875122 gene encoding tetratricopeptide repeat protein 39C-like — encoded protein: MAKKMEAKEWSIARTGISLLLNNKVEEAEALFDGHPHSFHVKAGRCFVLFMNALMTFENDKLQQAMTLLKDMERECASDIGWLKSMKSKVFRTEETNKDYINKLERQIVLADSQVCSAILTLLQQELTGYVRGGWMLRKAWQVYQHAYSQILQLYQRTFGTSPSGFNTRCSTPSCNGSSYSLQSLQSPGSSEWSIPSCNGSTNHPTPVSSPSGLRSSLSMFFSLTGITSEQQTPFVEPSEVSRLMSAVSFGYGIYQLCVSLLPPSLLKVIHFLGFEGDREAGLTALMYARVSEDMRAPLATLSLLWYHTIARPFFALDGSNLRAGVNAAKQLIAECQSEFNNSALFLFFEGRIQRLESNVNDALQAYAKAVEISSQREIKLLCLHEVAWCYLIRLSYEEAYRSLTQLRQQSRWSVSFYAYLATVCCGAIGKFDIVAASYRKILNSNNRMSKETQLGLFVMRRTPKLLNQETGQPYAVLYYRLLIYELLYLWNAMPSCSAESLRGIVLECKGNRSDEPMVGLADLIEGAAYSYLGDTQASIESYRNCIKRRNPSNDANDQHVSAFALYELGTALCIINNVEEGKMVLSKAQNQYRDYDFEGRLNVRIHTSLKNFN